In Bacteroidota bacterium, a single genomic region encodes these proteins:
- a CDS encoding DUF86 domain-containing protein: MSKRDSKLLISDILESVGKIKKYTAGLSFELFLEDSKTLDAVIRNFEIIGEAANRLPEDFKEIHSSINWHRIVGFRNRIVHDYMGVDYKIVWTIVQKDLDKLIADLQKL; the protein is encoded by the coding sequence ATGTCTAAGCGCGACTCCAAGCTTTTAATTTCTGATATTTTGGAATCCGTTGGAAAAATAAAAAAGTACACCGCAGGACTTTCTTTCGAATTATTTCTTGAAGACTCAAAAACCCTCGATGCAGTTATACGCAACTTTGAAATTATTGGAGAAGCCGCCAATAGACTTCCCGAAGATTTTAAAGAAATACATTCTTCAATTAACTGGCACAGAATTGTTGGTTTTCGCAACAGGATTGTTCACGATTACATGGGTGTTGACTATAAAATAGTATGGACAATTGTTCAAAAAGACCTTGATA